The Nicotiana tabacum cultivar K326 chromosome 5, ASM71507v2, whole genome shotgun sequence sequence TTCTGAAAATCACGTGCATGGATTATACGTGCTAATAGTGATCTCTAAATCACctctaaaatgaataattatGCTTTATTAATTCCAACCAAAGCAGTGCCTATAAAAAAGGCTCTAAATATTACCCTTCAAAAGCATAATTAGCTCAGTACTACTCCTTTCATCTTCTTCTGCTATAGAAAGAGAGAAAGCCCttaagctttttttttttggttctctTCTGGCTGTTAGAATGGAGAAAGTCATGGCTACAGTGTTTTGTACGTATTATAATACTCCGAATGAACTCCAACCACGTTCACTGTTTATTTAGTTTATTCTTTGCTCAATAAATTTCAATCGTACACTAACATTTACTACTAACATTTAGACGTTTATCTTGTTTAGTTTCTCTACTGTGTCTTTGGACTACAACTGAAGCGAAGGACCTCTACGTTAATATAACCTACCTCGAGACTGCCATAACGAAAGGAGCAGGTGACAATTATTTTAGTTTCGTACGAGTCTTACAATTTTATGTATTTCAAATTATATCTCTCTTTTTTAAATACGTAATTTATAATTTTAAGTTGATGtgttttatgttgttttattagtATGCTTGGATGGAAGTGCTCCTGCATTCCACTTTCATCCTGGAACTGGCTCAGGAATTAATAGCCGGCTAATTCACCTTCAGGTTAATTAATTTAACTCAAATTTTTACTACTACTACGTATGTTATTTCGGTTACAATTTGGCTCATTTTCAAATCTGAATTTCTAGGGTGGGGGATGGTGTGAAACCACTTCAGACTGCCTGGCTCGTGCAACTACGGACTTATCTtcaaaaaatatgtcaaaaatagcATATTTTACTGGAGTTCTAAGCAGCGATCCTCAATTTAATCCAGGTGGTTTATAGGCTATGTGTATTTACCTTTTTTTAAGCACTATGTTGTGGCACTAACGTCTACAACTGGAACAGAGTCAAGGTTAAGTATTGTGATGGGTCATCGTATACTGGCGATATTGAAGAAGTTGATCCCGTATGTGAAATCTTCTCATTTGTCGTGTTAGAAGTTTATCTTTGTAACTCAATGTCTAACTAGAAATGTCAAAATATTTCAGGATACTAACCTCCACTTTAGAGGAGCAAGAATTTTTGAAGCTATCATGGAGTATTTTTTAGGTCAAGGGATGATTTATGCTCAAAATGTATGTCTTCTCCCTACCCCgctacacccccccccccccaaacttctGAATTCTGATCCCTTAGAatacaaaataatttcaatttttttatgaCAGGCTATCCTCAGTGGAACTTCAGCAGGAGGGTTGGGTGCAATCCTACATTGTGATAAGTTCAGATTATTTCTCCCATTAATTGCTAGAGTGAAATGTATCTCAGATGCTGGTTTCTTTGTTAATGTGTAAGTTTGGTCACTGCACTCAAATTTCTAAGTGCtcttaaaaaaaaagagagagataaaAACAACTGCACCTTATCATTAAATTCCTATAGTTGTGGAATAATTTTCTATGCTACAAttgagtagtttttttttttttaattctaattCTCGAATGAGTTTTATGCAGAGAAGCTATATCTGGTGAACCACTTATTGAGGAGAAGTATAAGAGAGTTGTTGCTTTGCACGTAAGAAGCATTATTTAAAATAGTTTCTCTTTTCTTATCGTTATTATATATTCACTTTACTATTTTTGTTGTACCTTATGTATATAAACATTAATTGTTGACTCTTGTACTTTAGGGATCTGCCAAGAACCTGCCACTCTCTTGCACGGCCTTGAGCTCAGACCCAAATTTGGTAAGAACAATTTTATTTGTAATTTATTTCTTTGTGGAAAAAATGTTATCCAACATGATCTTTCTAATTAATATGAAATCCAATGATTTGGCAGTGCTTCTTCCCTCAGTACGTAGCAAGACATATTTGCACACCTCTTTTCATTGTCAATTCGGCCTATGATTCTTGGCAGGTTAGAAAATCAATTTTTATGATTAACAAATTGTTTTCATATATGCTTCCTTTCAAATTCTAAATGGTTTAGCCTTTTTTATTCTTGAAAATTAGATAAACAATAGTTTGGTTCCTCAAGTTGCTGATCCTAACAATGAGTGGCTATATTGCAAGCATGATATAAATATATGCTCACCAAGTCAAATCCAAACTCTCCAAGGTCAGTACCAATTATAGATGGAATTAATATATATAATTCTCTTTTAATCTGATTTATCTGACAATTCCTCTATTATTTAACTTGCTATTGAATTTTTACGTTTCAGATTTCAGGTTGAAGTTTTTGGAGGCATTGAACGAACTAGGACCAAGTATATCAAGAGGTTATTTCATTTCCTCTTGCCATTTCCACAATGGCATTGAAATACAAAATTACTGGTCCTCCAGAAACTCTCCAACGTTAGCTAACAAGGtcattttcaattattttttttcttttatgtaaTTTTCAGTTTTATTTATTGTGTTGTTATTTGATTTTTGAACTCTAATTTATTGAAACAGACAATTGCGGAAGCAATTGGAGATTGGTTTTTCGACCGAAGTGAATTCCAGGGGGTTTATTGCCCCTATCCTTGTGGCAAATTTTGCCAGTAGAGGTGCTCATATTGTactactatttcattttatttttttttagaagtGGAGTATCTAGCAGTGtaagaagtttttttttttggtttttttattttttttttgttagttaGCTCTAGTATCTTAGATATTGTCAGGCAACTACTCATGTAATTGCTTAAGATTATTCGTCAAACTTTAATATATTATCTCAGTTTGAAATGTTTATTTCGTTTTTTTAAGCCTATTGCAAGCATGCAATGAACTATGATTATTGCAAGAATGCAATGAACTATGCaatgaaaacatacaaaaaaatTTGAAACTCCCAAATGAGTAAATGCATTTGCATTATACGTTACAATGTCAATTAATCTATTTATTAACCATTTTATCTTACATAAAATTGATCAAGGATTATCAATCAGAACAAAACTGCTGTGAAGACGTAGCTAAAGACTGTCAAAATTACGTAAGGAAACTTAATTCCATCAATTTCTTTAATGTGTTCGTTGTTGCTAAATTTATTTATTGAGCTCTTTGCATTTCGTACATCAAATCTATTCAGCTTTTTTTTGTTTAATCTTAAATTCATATATTGAGGGATAACGTGAAattaagaatttaaaaaaaaaatataggaattggaagggaaaggaATCAATCAAGCTTCTTCCTTAGTTTTATTGATGCAAAATGCAAAGAACTCCTACTAATCAGTTCCTGTTTTTATTTCATCAATATGGCCATAAATGTATTTATTCAGTTTTAGGACATAAATCCCCGTAAATTACAAACTTTTGTAATATTCAATAATAGATCTTCTGAGTATAAATAAGTGTGAGGTATAATATGTATCAATAATGTTAACCATCGAAAATTGTTGTTCTCAATAAGCTGTGGGTTTTAAAATTAAGAAGCCATACTCACATTTTGTTACATTATTATTACGATTACCTATAGTTTGAGTTGGGGGAATTTGGGCAAGAGTTTATTAAATTCACAAGTGCAATTACCAAATATTATTTCGGATGAACAAGAATAgctctattttttgttttgggtAACACTTCAAAAAGGATTTTTACctaattaatttatattttgaaaaagatGGTCACCAATTAACAAAAGTATTATCGTGCAGGAAATATATATCAAGAAAAAGATGTGTTGTAAGAAAACTATAGCGGTGTTGCAAATTTGTATATTTGTCTTACTTTTATTTCCTGAGACATTGGTAAATTGTATTATAACTCATGAAGAAATGCTGCTCCTTTGCTATTTGGAATGCGTGGAAGACTATACAATTTATGGTTGGGACCTATTTAAGGATCATACTGCAGAACAAAttgacgaaaaatgcaaaaagggtGAAAGCTATAGGCCATGTGAAATTGAGGGAGAAGTAGTTCATTAAAATGCTATTTTCTTATATGATTCTTTTAACAATAGATAgtgaaaaatatataatataggATCTTTATAGGATAATTTTCTTCTGTTCTTATTAGATTAAATTATGTATACATTGTTGGTAGTAGGTAGGTCTCGCTACCATTTCAGCATAATCAAAAGTTTATcgaaatataatatttttgagtattgcAAATTAGGATGTTGAATCAATGCTTTGCTACTACCCAAACaatcaaaagtaacaaaataaaaaaattcatatGTTAGATCCCTCTACTTCTCTCAATTACGAATTTAGTGGCAACAATTGTAATTGTATAGTACAATAGTCGTTGCCCGTTGACATTAGTAAAAACTCAAATGGAGAACGATCAAGGTGTCGTACTGTCCGTACTATTTTCTAGCATAAGttgtgtgatgatccaaaaggtcatctcgtaTTTTAGGATCCAATTCGGGATTCCGAGGTTTTCAAAACCTTATTTTCttcctcctcgatttgtgtgcatagtCCGAGCGCATTTCTGGAAAGCCTAAtatggaaatttaaaaaaagaaattaaattttgccttaaaaattaatttaagttgacttcggtcaatattttgtgtaagcggacccggacctgtgattggATGGTCCTGAAGGGTCcgtaataaaatatgggacttgggcgtatgcccggaatcgaattccgaggtccttagccctgagaaatgaatttttgaagaaaattattaactgaaaaatataatggttttttagaaattgaataatacTTGATCTTGTTTGTATCGGGCCCGTATagtggttccggagcccgatacatgtttaatatggtatttaagtcatgtctgtaaaatttggtgagaaacggagtttatATGACGTGGTTTGGACCCTCGATTGTCAAAATAGAAACTTTAAGCgttcttgagattttcattgattttgatgctaaattcattgtttaagATATTAtgttggtgatttgatcgcacgagcaagtccgtatgatgtatatagacttgtgtgcatgtttggtttgaagtccCGAGGTCTCGGgagagttttggataggccacggagtgttttgaacttagaagttTTGCCGGTGTGTATCAGTTCTGTTGCAaagcctctgatctcgcaattgcgaagaagtcAAGGCAGGGGGACTTTTCAATTGTGACcaagtgttcgcatttgcgaaggcagcggaAATTGcgaaggttcgcatttgcgatgtccttctcgcaattgcgaggtttcgcaaatgtgaagctccAGTCGTAATTGCGACATTTGTGCCTGTTAAGTTGGgtcttagacgggattttcaactcatttctcaaattttcaaatcctAAGCTCCtataggcgattttccaaagaaaagttcCTCCCCGAATCATAGGTAaacaatttctaactcatttctatTAATCTACTTCatccttttacaaga is a genomic window containing:
- the LOC107792393 gene encoding pectin acetylesterase 8-like; the protein is MEKVMATVFFSLLCLWTTTEAKDLYVNITYLETAITKGAVCLDGSAPAFHFHPGTGSGINSRLIHLQGGGWCETTSDCLARATTDLSSKNMSKIAYFTGVLSSDPQFNPDVYNWNRVKVKYCDGSSYTGDIEEVDPDTNLHFRGARIFEAIMEYFLGQGMIYAQNAILSGTSAGGLGAILHCDKFRLFLPLIARVKCISDAGFFVNVEAISGEPLIEEKYKRVVALHGSAKNLPLSCTALSSDPNLCFFPQYVARHICTPLFIVNSAYDSWQINNSLVPQVADPNNEWLYCKHDINICSPSQIQTLQDFRLKFLEALNELGPSISRGYFISSCHFHNGIEIQNYWSSRNSPTLANKTIAEAIGDWFFDRSEFQGVYCPYPCGKFCQ